One genomic segment of Mangifera indica cultivar Alphonso chromosome 6, CATAS_Mindica_2.1, whole genome shotgun sequence includes these proteins:
- the LOC123218619 gene encoding quinone oxidoreductase PIG3-like, giving the protein MFQPDEAIYEKPRSSYRWSWREPKRIFCQTKKTMKAIIITSPGGPEVLQLQEVEDPEIKDDEVLIKVEAAALNQGDIYQRKGLYSPPKGASLYPGLECSGTIESVGRHVSRWKVGDQVCALLAGGGYAEKVAVSAGQVLPVPSGVSLKDAACLPEVACTVWSTVFMKSHLSAGETFLVHGGSSGIGTFAIQMAKYQGARVIITAGSEEKLAACKNLGADVCINYKTEDFVARVKQETEGRGVDVILDSVGGPYLQKNFDSLNVDGRLFIIGALSGMAAEINLSSLLARRLTIQASTLRGRNPEDKEIIVREVEKNVWPGIMEGKVKPVVYKYFPLSKAAEAHRLMESSKHIGKILLLP; this is encoded by the exons ATGTTTCAGCCAGATGAAGCTATTTATGAAAAGCCAAGATCTTCATATAG ATGGAGCTGGAGAGAACCAAAGAGAATATTTTGTCAAACGAAGAAAACAATGAAGGCTATAATAATTACAAGCCCAGGAGGGCCGGAAGTGCTGCAGTTACAAGAAGTGGAGGACCCAGAAATCAAAGATGATGAAGTCCTTATCAAAGTTGAGGCGGCTGCACTGAATCAGGGTGATATTTATCAGAGAAAAGGCCTTTATTCTCCGCCAAAAGGTGCGAGCTTATACCCTGGTCTTGAATGCTCTGGCACCATTGAATCCGTCGGTAGACATGTTTCTCGATGGAAAGTTGGCGATCAG GTATGTGCTCTTCTCGCTGGTGGTGGGTATGCTGAGAAGGTGGCGGTTTCAGCTGGTCAAGTGCTTCCTGTGCCATCAGGTGTTTCTCTCAAGGATGCTGCTTGTTTACCTGAGGTTGCTTGCACCGTTTGGTCTACTGTCTTTATGAAGAGTCACCTTTCTGCTGGAGAAACATTTCTG GTTCATGGGGGCTCTAGTGGAATTGGTACATTTGCAATTCAAATGGCTAAATACCAGGGAGCTAGAGTAATCATCACAGCAG GGAGCGAGGAGAAATTAGCTGCCTGCAAGAATCTTGGAGCTGATGTGTGTATCAATTATAAGACAGAGGACTTTGTTGCACGAGTAAAGCAAGAAACTGAAGGGAGAG GTGTTGATGTAATTCTGGATTCTGTTGGAGGACCCTACCTGCAGAAAAACTTTGACAGCTTAAATGTTGATGGGAGGCTTTTTATTATTGGAGCCCTCAGTGGAATGGCTGCAGAAATAAACCTCAGTTCTTTGTTGGCAAGACGCCTGACAATACAAG CGTCTACATTGCGAGGCAGAAATCCAGAAGACAAGGAGATAATTGTTAGGGAGGTGGAAAAGAATGTTTGGCCTGGAATTATGGAAGGTAAGGTGAAGCCTGTGGTGTACAAGTACTTTCCATTATCCAAAGCAGCTGAGGCTCATAGGCTTATGGAAAGCAGCAAGCATATTGGGAAGATTCTGCTTCTCCCATGA
- the LOC123218714 gene encoding quinone oxidoreductase PIG3-like gives MKAIVITTPGGPEVLQLQEVEDPCINDDEVLVKVEATALNRADTLQRKGAYPPPKGASPYPGLECSGTIEAVGKNVSRWKVGDQVCALLTGGGYAEKVAVPAGQVLPVPSGVSLKDAAAFPEVACTVWSTIFMTSHLSPGEALLVHGGSSGIGTFAIQIAKSQGVKVFVTAGSEDKLAFCKGLGADVCINYKTEDFVARVKDETGGKGVDVILDSMGASYFQRNLDSLNIDGRLFIIGTQGGAKTELDIRSLFAKRLTVQAAGLRTRTLENKAEIVSEVEKNVWPPIMAGKVKPVIYKSFPLSQAAEAHQLMESSNHIGKILLVP, from the exons AAGACCCTTGCATTAACGACGATGAAGTTTTGGTCAAAGTCGAAGCCACCGCTCTGAACCGGGCCGATACTCTTCAGCGAAAAGGCGCCTATCCACCACCCAAAGGTGCCAGCCCATATCCAGGTCTCGAATGTTCCGGCACTATAGAGGCCGTCGGTAAAAACGTCTCCAGATGGAAAGTTGGAGACCAG GTTTGTGCTCTACTTACTGGAGGAGGATATGCTGAGAAAGTTGCAGTTCCAGCTGGACAAGTTCTTCCTGTGCCCTCTGGTGTTTCACTCAAAGATGCTGCTGCTTTTCCTGAGGTGGCATGCACTGTTTGGTCCACTATTTTTATGACCAGTCACCTATCACCTGGGGAGGCACTACTG GTTCATGGGGGTTCTAGTGGAATTGGTACATTCGCAATTCAGATAGCTAAAAGCCAAGGAGTGAAAGTGTTTGTGACAGCAG GCAGTGAGGATAAGTTAGCTTTTTGCAAGGGTCTTGGTGCTGATGTGTGCATCAATTACAAGACAGAGGACTTTGTTGCTCGAGTGAAGGATGAAACTGGTGGGAAAG GTGttgatgtaattttagataGTATGGGAGCATCCTACTTCCAGCGTAACTTGGATAGCTTGAATATCGATGGGAGGCTTTTTATTATTGGCACCCAAGGTGGTGCAAAAACCGAACTAGATATCCGTTCTTTGTTTGCAAAGCGCCTCACTGTGCAAG CGGCTGGCTTGCGAACCAGAACTTTAGAAAACAAAGCAGAAATTGTCTCCGAGGTGGAGAAGAATGTTTGGCCTCCAATCATGGCGGGCAAGGTGAAGCCTGTGATCTACAAGTCATTTCCATTATCTCAAGCAGCAGAGGCTCACCAGCTCATGGAAAGCAGTAACCATATCGGGAAGATACTGCTTGTTCCATGA